A genomic stretch from Theropithecus gelada isolate Dixy chromosome 2, Tgel_1.0, whole genome shotgun sequence includes:
- the TMEM158 gene encoding transmembrane protein 158 — translation MLPLLAALLAAACPLPPARGGAADAPGLLGMPSNASVNASSAEEPITPRLLASAAPGPPERPGPEDAAAAAPCNISVQRQMLSSLLVRWGRPRGFQCDLLLFSTNAHGRAFFAAAFHRVGPPLLIEHLGLAAGGAQQDLRLCVGCGWVRGRRPGRLRPAAAPSAATTAGAPTALPAYPAAEPPGPLWLQGEPLHFCCLDFSLEELQGEPGWRLNRKPIESTLVACFMTLVIVVWSVAALIWPVPIIAGFLPNGMEQRRTTASATAATPAAVPAGTTAAAAAAAAAAAAAAVTSGVATK, via the coding sequence ATGCTGCCCCTGCTCGCCGCGCTGCTGGCCGCCGCCTGCCCGCTGCCGCCCGCCCGCGGCGGGGCCGCGGACGCGCCCGGCCTCCTCGGGATGCCCTCCAATGCTTCAGTCAACGCGTCCTCCGCGGAGGAGCCCATCACCCCGCGGCTGCTGGCCTCGGCAGCCCCCGGGCCCCCCGAGCGCCCGGGCCCGGAGgacgcggcggcggcggcgccgtGCAACATCAGCGTGCAGCGGCAGATGCTGAGCTCGCTGCTAGTGCGCTGGGGCCGCCCGCGGGGCTTCCAGTGCGACCTGCTGCTCTTCTCCACCAACGCGCACGGCCGCGCTTTCTTCGCCGCCGCCTTCCACCGCGTCGGGCCGCCGCTGCTCATCGAGCACCTGGGGCTGGCGGCTGGCGGCGCGCAGCAGGACCTGCGCCTCTGCGTGGGCTGCGGCTGGGTGCGCGGTCGCCGCCCCGGCCGCCTCCGGCCCGCCGCCGCCCCCAGCGCCGCCACCACCGCCGGGGCGCCCACCGCGCTGCCAGCCTACCCCGCGGCCGAGCCGCCCGGGCCGCTGTGGCTGCAGGGAGAGCCGCTGCATTTCTGCTGCCTAGACTTCAGCCTGGAGGAGCTGCAGGGCGAGCCGGGCTGGCGGCTGAACCGTAAGCCCATTGAGTCCACGCTGGTGGCCTGCTTCATGACCCTGGTCATCGTGGTGTGGAGCGTGGCCGCCCTCATCTGGCCGGTGCCCATCATCGCCGGCTTCCTGCCCAACGGTATGGAGCAGCGTCGGACCACCGCCAGCGCCACCGCAGCCACCCCCGCCGCAGTGCCCGCAGGGACCaccgcggccgccgccgccgccgccgctgccgccgccgccgcggccgTCACCTCCGGGGTGGCGACCAAGTGA